CCCTGGACCAGCCGATACTTTTACCATTGCCGGACGTAACAGCCTGTCTCCCAGCTTGAATCCCTTCTGAAATTCTTGTAGAATGATACCTTCTTCAAATTCAGTGGAATCCTCCTGCATGATCGCTTCATGCAGCTTTACAAGAGAGACAAAAAACAACTTGTAAGAAAATTATTAAATGACCTAAGGAGGTTACATGTAAGCTTTCATGCCTCGATTAAAATCTAATATTCATAACAAAATATCATTACTCATAAACTCACCGAGTCAGCTCGAATCAATCAAGACTTGGTTTGCACTAAAAGCGTATCCAGGTCTTCACAAAACCTGAACAAACTCGTCTAAATATTCGAGAAAGCTCATCAAGTACTTGACTGAATAACGAGCCAACTCGGTACTTCACCTGCATTAAGCCAATAATCATTATGCCAAATAACAAACCAAAATGAAACCAGTCATCTAATATTCAAATGTACTGTCCATCATTCGAAAATTAACTAGAAAATGTTAATTGTATTCTCTTCAATGATTATTTCATATTCAGCCTTTGAAGCGCAATTTGTTCATGAACTGCCTCCACAACTCATTGATAACGAGAACAAGAGCAAGGTAAGAGAAAATTTGAATGAGGCTTatttatcaaatccatgaaagGTGGGACAGCAAAGAGTAATAAGTACTAACTCACCATTGGATCAAAAGGATTTCCCACTGTGTCCACAGGTTCAACGCCCAGAGAACCCAAAATCTCCATAAACTGCTTGTATATGCTTTGATAGCTGTTATTGATCTTCTCTTCTCCCTCTGTCTTGACCTTAATTTGGGCTTTAGCTCGCTCAAAATTATCCAAAACAGGCAACAAATTTTCCAAAACCTCTCCTTGGGCATTTGCTACCAAAGAAAGGCGTTCTCTCTCTGTCCTCTTGCGAAAGTTGTCAAAGTCCGCACCAATCCTAAGAACTCGATCCTTCTCTGTTGACAATTCTTCTGACAAAGAAGCCATTTTCTTTTCAAGATCAACTTTCTCATCTTCAATGGACTTTAACAATGCTTCTATATCAGCAACTTTTGACTCATCATTACTTGCCAAAGCTTCTTTGTATGATTGGAGCAATGATGAAATGGCTGAAGAAGATGTTTCTTCAACATCACTGCTCTCATCTGCAGCAGTATCGTCTACAGCAGCAACATCAACATCTGAAGAGTCCTGTTACATATATATCCATCAGGATGAAAAATGCAGCCACATATGTCTGTGACAATACAATAAAATAGATCTATGTAAAGAAAAATATTGCAAAAGAa
This is a stretch of genomic DNA from Gossypium arboreum isolate Shixiya-1 chromosome 11, ASM2569848v2, whole genome shotgun sequence. It encodes these proteins:
- the LOC108470883 gene encoding uncharacterized protein LOC108470883 isoform X1, which produces MATLIKTLPFKSPPPLTPPATTFSLNSSKPFHVCFKQRLPPSSRPLRFSFTPSLRFLNLVPFASTGGETDTIHTQQQVQEPQIEDSSDVDVAAVDDTAADESSDVEETSSSAISSLLQSYKEALASNDESKVADIEALLKSIEDEKVDLEKKMASLSEELSTEKDRVLRIGADFDNFRKRTERERLSLVANAQGEVLENLLPVLDNFERAKAQIKVKTEGEEKINNSYQSIYKQFMEILGSLGVEPVDTVGNPFDPMLHEAIMQEDSTEFEEGIILQEFQKGFKLGDRLLRPAMVKVSAGPGPSKPEQGESSESADVGESKETSETAESSETTKTHREAESS
- the LOC108470883 gene encoding uncharacterized protein LOC108470883 isoform X2, with product MATLIKTLPFKSPPPLTPPATTFSLNSSKPFHVCFKQRLPPSSRPLRFSFTPSLRFLNLVPFASTGGETDTIHTQQQVQEPQIEDSSDVDVAAVDDTAADESSDVEETSSSAISSLLQSYKEALASNDESKVADIEALLKSIEDEKVDLEKKMASLSEELSTEKDRVLRIGADFDNFRKRTERERLSLVANAQGEVLENLLPVLDNFERAKAQIKVKTEGEEKINNSYQSIYKQFMEILGSLGVEPVDTVGNPFDPMVKYRVGSLFSQVLDELSRIFRRVCSGFVKTWIRF